aacaaaaccaacctgTTTTTAGTGGGAGGATGTATTCGGTTTATACATATTTAGAGCAATACATGTGCGTTCCTGTACTTTATCTTTCAACAAATTAACATCACTTTTCAGAAaagtttttctcttcctctggcaTATTCTCTTTTGATTCTAAAGGTCTAGTTCAGCTATCATGGCTTGCTTTATAATAAGTtaaattttagtaatatttttctatCATCAGTCTCTGTGGCTATCAATGTAAACTGGTTAGGATTCAAATTAATGAttcacagtttttatttatttccctattACAACTTCACATTGCCTTCactaatttataattatatcctaccattatttactttatttctaaTGTCCAAATTTGACCTTGTTGATTCAGTGGCATATACTTTTCCTtatctatacacacatatatacacacttgcAGGTATTTACACATGTAACCTTTTCTTTGAGCATGAAACAATTATATTTTGATCTCTGATGGGTGGTGATATGTTTAAATTATGTTGATTATTTCaactttgtctcttttatttataCTACCAAAACATAAAAATCGACTGCTTTTTTACTACTAGATTCTCTTGGGAGTGAAAATGTAGAGTACACTTCTTTTTTCTAGGTATCTTTTCTGTTTCTACGATGGAGTCATTTGATTCTTCTCTTCTGAAGAAATAGTTGACTAAAActggtattatttccttttatccttGTACTTGTGTGTAAGATTTTTTAATGTGGTAAGTTCACTTGAGGAAATAATTTTGATCCTATGCTTCTCAAAAAGTCATTTACAAATTGACTaaacatgtttatattttcaGATTTACTGATGTGATCCAGTTTGTGAATATGAGAGATGGGGTAGTTATTTGGACCTTGTGAGACTGATTTAGctggtgttgttttgttttgttttctatatgcctATGAGTCAtggattccttttttatttcctttgaaaattcattttgtattatatttaagtATGCTCGATCCTTCCTTATATCAGAACCAACTTGTAATTGAAGCTCTGGTAGTTACCTAATGACCTATGTGTTATCTGAAACAATGTCTAGGAAAGTCAAGTGAGAAAAGGAGACTTACTGAGGATATTTGATCACAGGAATCATCTCCATAATCAATTCAGCTTAGTTTGAATTGATCGTGCCACTTTGAGATGTTTGGCCCagattatttacatattcagGTTCCCTTTcaagttttcctttctcattcaggaATTGaccttaatatatttaatatatttaactataATTGAGTGTCTAATGTTTGGGCAAAAAAGAATTTCAACTGTAGGAAAGGGGAATCCTGCAAATTTAGATGCCTAAATTTGTCTCAATGTCAAGAAAAATGTCAGAATGCTTTGAGGATGTAGGAATAAATTTTATGCCTATGGatgtggaaacagaaaaaaagatttaaggcaTTTTACTTGAATTGAAATTAGATGAGTAAAAAGGATATGATTTGCTGGGAGAGGGAGgttgttacatgtattttttaaacattgaacAGTTAGGAGCTGGCAACCAAAATCTTGGAGAACAAACAGGAAAGATTATCTTTGAAACATGAGATTAAGACAGTTATTTTGATTCAGAGTTAGTGATAACGATCTGTTAGGGTACAACATGTGATCCAGTtagaggataaaaataaaatgctctcaCATTTTTGCATGTCATTAAATTCCTATGGTAACCTACAAGGGaatgctttttgtattttatggTGAAAGTGTACAATTGGTAATCCTTTTCAAAGATGTCTTTTATAAATGGCAAGGAAGATTATGTGTCATTGGCCATCCTTATCCTGAGTATGCCTTTGAACTCTCCTCCAGTTACCTCcggaaaaaggaggaggaaagttATCTGCACATAATATTGAAGATAATACTAGGTGGTATTTCATGGCTGTAAAAATTTACCTATGTCACTTGGAGGCTATTTTATCACGGGTCTTTGTTTTAAGTCGGGAGAGAAGACTTTGCTTTGTTACTCCAGTATGTGCACTGCCTCTGATTAGAAAAAGATATACTTTTCTCATACTGGGTTAATGGTTCTTCTATAGAAtcatatttttaaggaaacttcttTGATAGTAAACACTGGAAAATAGACACATCTAAAACTCATACATTGCCTCATTCCCTCTACATCAGTTCAACAATCTGTCAGATTAGGGACTGCCATTATTTGCAAGGCTTCAAACTGCAGTTTTCTAAATAGACTCCAAGCGCCGCTGTTGGCCAATGCGCTGCAAGAGCTGGAGCTCACGAGCTACCTGATTTTCTGCACAGTCACGGAAGCAATTCTAAAAGGAGATAAAGCCCAGAattcaggctttctgctcagcaaaaATGATTCTGAAATACGGAATAGGATGCCTTGAAACTGAGAGCGTTGAGTTTTCTACGCATTagcaggaaatattttaaacacaatttgTAAAGCATCGTCTTGTAACATCTGAGGCTGCAGCAGCGCACAAAAGGATGGGAACTAGGGTGAAGCAGAGGAGCCATTTCGGGCAGCGGCAAGTACTCTTTCCCTTCCTGCTGCCTTTGTTCTGTGGGGGGCTTTCTGAGCAGATCCGCTACTCTATTCCTGAAGAAATGGCCAAGGGCTCAGTGGTAGGGAACCTAGCTGAAGACCTGGGGCTGCATGTAGAAGATTTACTGAACCGAAACCTCAGAATTAGTGCAGAGAAACAATACTTTACCATAAACACGGAGAATGGCAACATATTCGTCAGTGAAAGAATAGATAGAGAGTCACTTTGTCTCCAAAATCCCCAGTGTATTGTGCCCTTAGAGATCGTGGCAGAGAATCCTCTAAATGTTTTTCACGTATTGGTGAGGGTAGAAGATATAAATGACAATACACcttattttccccaaaatagcATTGTTTTACAAATCAATGAATTTGCAATGCCAGGAACTCGGTTCGGTATGGAATCTGCTATAGATGCAGATGTAGGACCTAACTCTCTCCAGAGTTACCAACTCAGCCATAATGAGCATTTTTCTCTGCTGGTGAAGGATAAGACTGCAGGCAAGAATGCCCCAGAATTAATACTAGAGAAGCCCCTGGACCGAGAACACCAGAGCTCCCATCTTCTGGTCCTGACCGCAATGGACGGGGGTGACCCCGTCCAAAGTGGCACCATTCAAATCAAGATTGAAGTCACCGACGCCAATGATAACGCCCCAGTGTTCAGTCAGGATGTGTACAAAGTTAGCCTTCCAGAAAACTTGCCCTCAGGCACCTCTGTGCTCAAGGTGACAGCCATCGACCAAGATGAGGGCATCAATGCAGAGATCACCTACTCCTTCAAAACATTAAGAGATATTGGAAATATGTTTATGCTAGACCATCAAAGTGGAGAAATTAAATCCAAAGGTCCCATAGACTTCGAAATCAGTAGAAGTTATACCATTAACATAGAAGCCAAGGATGGTGGAGGCATGGCCACTGAATGTAAAATTATAGTAGAAATTTTAGATGAGAATGACAATGCCCCAGAGGTTATTTTCACTTCAGTGTCTAATTCCATAACCGAGGACACAGAACACGGGATGGTGATTGCTCTGTTCAAAACACATGACAAAGATTCAGGAGAAAACGGAGAGGTCACATGcctcataaaagaaaaagttcctTTCAAAATTGAATCTTCTGCCAATAATTACTACAAGCTTGTAACAGATGGGGCCCTGGACCGGGAGAAGACCTCTTCCTACAATGTCACTATTACAGCCACCGACAGGGGCAAGCCTCCGCTCTCCTCCAGCACTACCATCACCCTACACATCGGGGATGTCAACGACAACGCGCCAGTTTTCCACCAGGCCTCCTACGTGGTCCACGTGGCCGAAAACAACCCTCCTGGAGCCCCCATCGCCCAAGTCAGCGCCTCCGACCCCGACCTGGGGCCCAACGGCCGCGTCTCCTACTCCATCGTGGCCAGCGACCTGGAGCCACGGGCGCTGGCGTCCTACGTGTCGGTGAGCGCGCAGAGCGGCGTGGTGTTCGCGCAGCGCGCCTTCGACCACGAGCAGCTGCGCGCCTTCGAGCTGACCCTGCAGGCCCGCGACCAGGGCTCGCCCGCGCTCAGCGCCAACGTGAGCCTGCGCGTGTTGGTGGGCGACCGCAACGACAACGCGCCGCGGGTGCTGTACCCGGCGCTGGGGCCCGACGGCTCGGCGCTCTTCGACACGGTGCCGCGCGCCGCGCAGCCCGGCTACCTGGTCACCAAGGTGGTGGCGGTGGACGCCGACTCGGGACACAATGCCTGGCTGTCATACCACGTGCTGCAGGCCAGCGAGCCGGGACTCTTCAGCCTGGGGCTGCGCACGGGCGAGGTGCGCACGGCGCGTGCCTTGGGCGACAGGGACGCGGCCCGCCAGCGCCTGCTGGTCGCTGTGCGGGATGGGGGACAGCCGCCCCTGTCGGCCACAGCCACGCTGCTCCTGGTTTTCGCTGACAGCTTGCAGGAGGCGCTGCCAGACGTCAGCGAGCGCCAGGCGCCCGCTGATCCCCAGGCTGAGCTGCAGTTCTACCTGGTGGTGGCTTTGGCCTTGATCTCCGTGCTCTTCCTCCTCGCGGTGATTCTGGCGGTTGCCCTGCGCCTGGGACGCTCCTCCAGCTCCACCACCtggggctgccttcagcctggtCTGTGTGTCAAGTCCGGACCTGTGGTTCCTCCCAACTATAGTGAAGGGATTTTGCCTTATTCCTACAATCTGTGCATTGCCTCCGATTCTCAGAAAGCAAGGCTTAATTTTCACACTATGACTAAAGAAATGGGCCCCCCACAAGATGTCTCTAATGAAGCTTCTTTGGAAATAAGTGTCACTGAGGAGAATAACAAATTAAGCACTAACTCTGATGCTTCTGTTCACGTGAGTTTCAATAAACAGGTTtggtttaattttcaaataatattttggtAAAAAAGTCTTAGATCATATCTACTATTACTTCGTTTGTTTACtctcaatattttcctttcctttttgtgtAGACCAGTAACTTCATTATTAGCTCTcaagtattttgaaatattttgacaaTTTCACCTGTGATAGTCTTCATCCACCTACACACAAAATCTCCTGTTCTGTGACAAGTGGGTATTATGATGCTGTCGCCACGTAAATATTTATAACTGaaacattaatgttttatttctgtgggtgtttctttttctcaaaacatCAATATCTTGAGCATATAGggctttttctttataattacaaagtaagagaaaaacgcagaagaaatgctttatttttaaaggacagagtaatattttcataatattacaTTCATCAGGGATTCTTTGAATCCCACTGAATAGGCTGATTTTATTCCCAATATTTTCTCAAAACTATCTATAGATTTCCTTCCAGTTTTAGGGATATGTAGTGGCATGCCTGCCAAACATGTTTTATCCTCAGAAtctaaacatttacatttatgaaAGCAGAATAGTAAGAAGTTTTTCCTATATTTTGATGGGTTTTCAAATGTATCATCAGTTATTTTCAGTAAATGGAATTGGTTTTGTTCCTCAGAAAAAGATAAGTTAATATTTTCTGGATTGCTAATTGTGAAGTACTACCCTTATTTCTAGTAAGTGCAAGTTGAAATGCTTCTATTTTGTCCTAAAATTGTTTATTTGTCTTAGTTGACTTATCACTGAGCTTCTGATAATGTCTACAATTGCATTTCTTACTTTTAGGTTTCCatattgtaaaatttttattttcattttttaaatatatatttttatagattatatttatttattcatgagacacacacacagagaaagagaggcacagacacaggcagagggaggagcaggctccacgcagggagtctgacgtgggacttgatcccgggtctccaggatcacgacctgggccaaaggcaggtgctaaaccactaagccacccgggctgcccccaaatttttatttttaaatactaaatattgACAACCTTTTAAAATAGCTCTTCTctttagataaattttaaaatctgtaaaaaaaaaaaaaaaggtgccccCTATTACAGCCAAGTgagaaagtttaatttataaaattgtatgatTTCTCATAATTGGAAACTCCTAGGAAGATGGCCCATAATTGGTGTTTTCTGGGGGTGGTGATATCAAATTAGGTGCACTAAGATTGTAAGGTTAAAATTACTTTGTATGGAAActtcaaattcacttaaaagcctggaaaaaacagaatatatttttttttaattttttttttatttatttatgatagtcacacacagagagagagagaggcagagacacaggcagagggagaagcaggctccatgcacggggagcccgatgtgggactcgatcccgggtctccaggatcgcgccctgggccaaaggcaggcgccaaaccgctgcgccacccagggatcccgaaaaaacagaatatagatacagaaaataatcTCAAGAAAGCAGCTCTGTATGAAaaatattagggaaatacaaagaGGTTGACTGAAATTTCTACTAAAAGGAACTTACATCCCTATTTGAAGAACAGTAGGCGGAGCCATTTAAGGTACAAAACCCAAAAATCCTTCCTGGAGTTCAAGATTGTGCAGTAATTGGTTAGGACTCTGAGTGCTGCTGTTCACCAatcagggagagaaaaacagagatcaGGCTTTCCTCCTGCTTGCCCTGTGAGCGCCTGAAACACAAAAAAGCCCAGATAGAAACTAACCATCTCTGGGGCTGTGAAGAAATTGTTGGAATCGAAAGATGGGAAAAGCTGGTCCTGACTTTGGTAGTGTAGGGAAGAAGTGGAAGTGATATCCTCCAGAAAAGTGGCAATGATGCCTAAGCGCCTGCATCAGGACTGCAAAGAGCTTGTCCTGCTGGGAGTTCTCCTGGGGATTCTATGGGATACTGGATGCGCCCAAATTCACTATTTAGTTCCTGTGGAGCTGGAGAAAAGCTCTAGAGTGGGCAACATCGCCAAGGACCTGGGGTTGGAGCCCCAGGAACTAGAGgagtgcagagcccagagcccGTATAGTCTCCAGAGGTAGGAGTCAACTTTTCTGAACCCTCTGAACCCTCGAAGCGTCAGCCTAATCTCTGCAGGCAGGATAGACCGGAAAGAGCTCTGTATGGGGGTCTTCAGTTGTCAATTAAATCTGGAGATTCTGTTGGaggataaagtaaaaatatatgggGTAGTGGCAGAAGTGAGAGACATTAATGATAATGCCCCCTATTTCCAGGAagatgaattagaaataaaaatgagcgAAAACGCAGTCACTGGGTTGCAGTTCCCGCTTCCCCACGCTTAGGATCTGGGTATCGGGAAGAATGCTCTCCAGAGCTACAGACTCAGTAGTAATACTCACTTCTCCTTGGATGTACAAAGTGGAGCGGATGATAACAAGTACCCAGAATTGGTGTTGGAGTGCGCCTTGGACCGGGAGCAGAAGGCTGTTCATCACCTGGTTCTCATGGCCTCCTATGGGGGTGACCCAGTGCACAGGAACGGCGCGCGCATCCAGGTGATGGTAGTTGATGTGAATGACAACACACCAGTATTTGCTCAGCCTGAGTACCACGTGAGCGTTCCGGAGAATGTGGCCATAGGCACAAAGCTGCTTTTGGTAAGCGCCACCGACCCTGATGAAGGAGACACTGCGGAAGTGATGTATTCCTTCCTTTATGTGGACGAAAAGGCGGCCCAGGTTTTCAAAGTAGATGCTAATTTAGGGACAGTCTGAACAATAGGGGAGGCTGAACTACCAGGAATCTATGAGATGGAAGTGCAAGCAATGGATGACGCAGGATATTCAGCTCGAGCCATAGTCTTGATCACAGTATTGGACATAAATGATAACACCCCTGAAGTAGTTGTCACCTCTCTCTCCAGCTCCATTCTGGAAAACACTCCCAGAGGGACATTAATTGcccttttaaatgtaaataatcaagACTCTGGAGAAAACCGACAAGTGACTTGCTTCATGGGGGAAtctggaatttaaattagaaaagtcTTATGGAAATTACAATAGTTTAGTGACAGATGCACTCCTAGACTGGGAACGGGTTCCTAGCTACAACATCACAGTGACTGCCAGTGACATAGGAAGTCCTTCCCTGTCCACGGAAACTCACATCTCACTGAAAATAGCAGATACCAACGACAACCGCCCACCTTCTCTGACCCCTTCTACTCCGTTTTTATCGTGGAGAACAACTCTAATGTCCCAAAAGCCTCCATAATGTCTGTGACCGCCTATGACGCTGACTATGGAGAGAAAGCCCAGGTCACTTACTCTTTGGCGGAAGACACTCTCCCAGGACCGCCCCTATCCTCCTACATCTCCATCAACTCAAACACTGGCGTTCTGTATGCCCTGCATTCTTTTGACTATGAACAGTTCCAAGACTTGCAGCTACAAGTGATGGCCTACAACAGCAGTGACCGCTCAGCAGCAACGTGCCTCTGAGTCTCTCTGTGCTGGACCAGAACAAACAGAACGACCTGCCAGAAATCTTGtaccccaccctccccactgACCGTTCCACAGGCTTGGAGCTGGTGCCCCGCTCCACAGAGCCCGGCTACCTGGTCACCAAGGTGGTGGCAGTGGACAGAGACTCAGGCCAGAACGCCTGGCTGTCCTACCACCTGCTCAAGGCCAGCGAGCCTGGGCTCTTCCAGGTGGGGCTGCACACGGGAGAGGTGCGCACAGCTCGGGCCCTGCTGGACAGAGACGCGCTCAAGCAAAGCCTGGTGGTAGCGGTGCAGGACCACGGCCAGCCCCCTCTCTCGGCCACCATCACGCTCACTGTGGCCATTGCTGACAGCATCCCAGATGTCCTGGCTGACTTGGGCAGCCTGGAAGCCCCACGTGACTCCCAAGCTTCAGACCTCACGCTGTACCTGGTGGTGGCCGTGGCCTCAGTCTCCTGCGTCTTCCTCGCCTTTGTCATCGTGCTGCTGGCGCTCAGGCTGAGGCGCTGGCACACGTTGCGTCTGCtccaggctgcaggaggagggCTGCTGGGCGTGCCGGCCTCGGCCTCGCAGTTTGTGGGCGTGGACGGGGTGCGGGCGTTCCTGCAGACCTATTCTCACGAGGTGTCCCTGACCGCGGGCTCGCGGGAGAGTCACGTGATCTTCCCGCAGCCCAACTATGTGGACAGGCTCCTCAGCCAGGACAGCTGTGGGAAAAGTGAGCCTCTTTTGCTTTCGGGTGGTTCagagttttttaaagataatcatGCATTAATTCAGGGAAGGACATATCAAATATTCTTCCCAGGGCTTTGGACAAAGTATCTAAAAAATCTCagtgtgggggcagccccggtggcgcagcggtttagcgccgcctgcagcccagggtgtgatcctggagacacgggatcga
The Vulpes vulpes isolate BD-2025 chromosome 2, VulVul3, whole genome shotgun sequence genome window above contains:
- the LOC112934395 gene encoding protocadherin gamma-B1 isoform X16, yielding MGTRVKQRSHFGQRQVLFPFLLPLFCGGLSEQIRYSIPEEMAKGSVVGNLAEDLGLHVEDLLNRNLRISAEKQYFTINTENGNIFVSERIDRESLCLQNPQCIVPLEIVAENPLNVFHVLVRVEDINDNTPYFPQNSIVLQINEFAMPGTRFGMESAIDADVGPNSLQSYQLSHNEHFSLLVKDKTAGKNAPELILEKPLDREHQSSHLLVLTAMDGGDPVQSGTIQIKIEVTDANDNAPVFSQDVYKVSLPENLPSGTSVLKVTAIDQDEGINAEITYSFKTLRDIGNMFMLDHQSGEIKSKGPIDFEISRSYTINIEAKDGGGMATECKIIVEILDENDNAPEVIFTSVSNSITEDTEHGMVIALFKTHDKDSGENGEVTCLIKEKVPFKIESSANNYYKLVTDGALDREKTSSYNVTITATDRGKPPLSSSTTITLHIGDVNDNAPVFHQASYVVHVAENNPPGAPIAQVSASDPDLGPNGRVSYSIVASDLEPRALASYVSVSAQSGVVFAQRAFDHEQLRAFELTLQARDQGSPALSANVSLRVLVGDRNDNAPRVLYPALGPDGSALFDTVPRAAQPGYLVTKVVAVDADSGHNAWLSYHVLQASEPGLFSLGLRTGEVRTARALGDRDAARQRLLVAVRDGGQPPLSATATLLLVFADSLQEALPDVSERQAPADPQAELQFYLVVALALISVLFLLAVILAVALRLGRSSSSTTWGCLQPGLCVKSGPVVPPNYSEGILPYSYNLCIASDSQKARLNFHTMTKEMGPPQDVSNEASLEISVTEENNKLSTNSDASVHQAPPNTDWRFSQAQRPGTSGSQNGDETGTWPNNQFDTEMLQAMILASASEAADGSSTLGGGAGTMGLSARYGPQFTLQHVPDYRQNVYIPGSNATLTNAAGKRDGKAPAGGNGSKKKSGKKEKK